The Coffea arabica cultivar ET-39 chromosome 4e, Coffea Arabica ET-39 HiFi, whole genome shotgun sequence genome includes a window with the following:
- the LOC113742562 gene encoding exosome complex component RRP4 homolog produces the protein MRGVQLSLNKTQKLRLETALEKLESLSSSTSNNSNASVTVADTIPINYEDGVLKGHGTSEMDGRVVATICGLVERVNKLVYVRALRARYKPEIGDIIVGRVMEVAPKRWRLEINFSQDAVLMLSSMNLPDGIQRRRTAVDELSMRSIFEENDIVCAEVRGFQHDGSLYLQARSQKYRKLDRGQLLRISPYLVKRRKQHFHHLDQYGVDLILGCNGFIWVGEHVEAKDDMVLDQMIKSEQENASLSGSVSSREQEQSHTSIEIRQHICRIANAVRVLSTLGFMVTVELITELVDLSISHNLDIHEMLGAEFYVVVAEKEAERRSLATKKR, from the exons ATGAGAGGCGTTCAATTGTCGTTGAACAAGACCCAGAAGCTTAGACTGGAAACGGCACTTGAGAAGTTGGAATCCCTTTCCTCCAGCACCAGCAACAATTCCAATGCCTCCGTCACAGTCGCCGACACCATTCCCATCAATTACGAAGACGGCGTTCTCAA GGGGCATGGGACGTCGGAGATGGATGGCCGGGTGGTGGCAACCATCTGCGGATTGGTTGAGCGCGTGAATAAGCTTGTCTATGTTCGTGCTCTCAGGGCAAG ATACAAGCCTGAGATAGGTGATATTATTGTTGGCCGTGTTATGGAG GTGGCTCCTAAGCGTTGGAGATTGGAGATCAATTTCAGCCAAGATGCAGTATTGATGCTTTCTTCAATGAACTTGCCTGATGGCATCCAG AGGCGCCGAACTGCAGTCGATGAACTCAGCATGCGCagtatatttgaagagaatgaCATTGTTTGT GCTGAAGTCCGTGGTTTCCAGCATGATGGAAGTCTGTACTTACAAGCAAGAAGTCAGAAGTATAGAAAG CTTGATAGAGGTCAATTACTCAGAATCTCCCCTTATCTGGTGAAGAGGCGTAAACAACATTTCCACCACCTAGACCAGTATGGAGTTGACTTGATACTTGGCTGTAATGGATTCATTTGGGTTGGTGAACATGTTGAAGCCAAAGATGACATGGTACTGGATCAAATGATCAAATCCGAGCAAGAAAATGCCAGTTTAAGTGGTTCAGTCAGTTCCCGTGAACAAGAACAAAGTCACACATCAATAGAGATTAGGCAACATATATGTAGAATAGCAAATGCAGTCAGAGTACTATCCACTCTAGGTTTCATGGTTACTGTGGAATTGATAACTGAGTTAGTTGATTTGAGCATCTCGCATAATCTTGATATACATGAGATGCTTGGGGCAGAATTTTACGTCGTCGTTGCTGAGAAAGAAGCTGAACGTCGAAGCCTGGCAACTAAAAAGAGATGA